Genomic window (Leptospira kanakyensis):
GCTGATTAGATAAAGAGACAAAAGGATGTAAAGAACAGCTAACAAAACTTTCATGGAATAGTTTTGGTTGGGTTCGAATAGAGAATAGAACGTAAAAGCTGTGACACCAAGCGCAAAACTTAAAAAACGAAAATCACGTAAAGATCCACCGTAAATACCTACACAGAACGCGGAAAGAACTCCACTGAGTAAAACCAATTCAAAGGAAAAGATATAATCGATTAAAAACTCAGCAGAATTAGGTTTCAAAAACCAGAAAATTTGTATGGCAGCTACAACTAAAAGCGCAGTCGCTAAACTTACGGGTAACGTGTGTTTGTATTTGCGATAAATAAACCCTACTGAAAAAGAAATCACAAGAAGGATTTGTAAAACAGGATAAGCTGTATCTGTACGATCAATTAATGCAAGTTCAGATCCGGCTACATAGAAGAATAGAGATAGCACATAACCAATGGATAGGCTAAGACTAAACTCGAGTGAGGGGAAGAGGCCGGTTTCCCAGAAACGTTTCCATTGAGAATCCATAGAATTTGCTACCAAGGTTGCCGTATGGGCTTCCTTCGGAAACTAAAGAAAATCTAATTTTATTTGGCGGTGCACAAAATGTTTGACCAAAACGCCCTATGTGCCGATTTTGACTATAACTATGCTCACGTTTTTATCTATATCGTTTTTGGTTCTTTACGGCTTTGATATTTTGGTTCTGTTCTACTTCGGGTTACACACCTACCTCATGGTGTTTTTGTATAGCAAATACAAACAAAACTGTGCGGAGGACGAAACAAAGATCCTTTCTTTAAAGGATAAAAACCTTCCTACTGTGACTGTCCAACTTCCTATTTTTAACGAATTTTATGTGGTAGATCGTTTGATCGAATCTGCATGTAACCTTGAATACCCAGCAAAAAAACTCCAAATCCAAGTTCTGGATGATTCTACTGATGAAACCATTGAAAAGGTTGCGACTCTTGTGGCTCAGTATAAGAAAAAAGGAATTTGGATCGAACACGTTCATAGAACCAACCGTAAAGGCCACAAAGCCGGTGCTTTGGATGAAGGGATGGCAAAAGCAAAAGGCGATTATATTGCCATCTTTGATGCTGATTTCACCCCTGATTCTGATTTCCTCCTTCGCACCATGGGATACTTCGAAGATGAATCTATCGGGATGGTTCAAACTCGTTGGGGCCATATCAACGAAACTTATAATATCTTAACCAAAGCACAAAGTTTTGGAATCGACGGCCATTTTATGATCGAACAAGTCGCAAGAAATGGTTCGGATCTTTGGATGAACTTCAATGGGACTGCTGGTATTTGGAGACGTTCTTGTATTGAAGACGCTGGTGGATGGGAACATGACACCCTTACGGAAGACTTTGATCTTTCTTACCGTGCCGAACTCAAAGGTTGGAAATTCCGTTATATCAAAGATGTGGTTTGTAAGGCAGAAATTCCTGCGACAATGAATGCTTACAAGGCACAACAATTCCGTTGGTGCAAAGGTTCCATCCAAACTGCAGTCAAACTCATCCCAAGGATTTGGAAATCCAAAGAATCTTGGAAAATCAAAGGTGAGGCAATCACTCACTTAATCAATTATTCTGTTCACCCACTCATGATCATCAATATCCTACTCACCGCTCCTCTCCTTTTGATGGAATTTTGGGCTGGATTTAAGATGGATGACCTCCCTATGGAGATTCTTTTCGGATCGGCAGCGGTTCTCTCCATCGGATCCATGGGTCCTGTGATTTTTTATGCATATTCCCAAAGAGAAATCCACAAAGATTGGAAATCCAAATTGGTTTACCTTCCCATTCTTGTGATGATAGGAACAGGGATTGCTGTCATGAACACATACGCTTGGGTGGAAGCAGTTTTTGGCGTCCAATCCGGTTTCAAACGCACTCCAAAACTCAGAATTGAGAAAGAAGGGGATAGTTTACAGGACAAAATCAAGTATGTTGTTCCTGTGGATTACCGAGCTTTCCTTGAATTTTTTATGGGTGCTTATTGTGTATTTTGTATTTATTTATCCTTTTTGGTTGGAAAACCTTATATGATTGGTTTCATGGTTCTCTATTCCATTGGATTTTTCTATGTCGCTTACCTTTCTGTCGCGGAGTCGTTCTGGAAATTCAAACCAGCGACCAAAGCAGAAAAGGAACTTCGTGCCATCGCTTAAGGAAAGAGCAATGGTACTTACTTGACGAAACCTTTCCTTCCAAAAAGCTGTAAATTCAACCTAGGTTCAGGGGTCATCCATGAGTGAAAAAGTCTACTGCGCGAACTGTTTGCATTGTGTTGTCGTTCGCCAATACGAATCGGAGCAAGATAAATACATTCTTCGAGTCAAATGTAACAAGAAGAAATGGTCAAAACGTTCCGGTGAAGAAAAACTTTATAAATACTTTACTGTAGCTCGTCGTATGCAAACAAACTGCGAGTATTATGAAGAAATGGGAGAGATTCTACCTTACATCAAGAATTTGAAAAAAGAACTCCCAATCAAAGACGAAATCTACATGGTGAAAGCCGTCTAAATCATTACCGGCGTGTTGTTTCCCAGGTTACCTCGCGCCTTCGCTCGCAAATTTCATAAAACTGAAAATAAAAAAGAACGGACGATCCAGGGTCAATTCCTGATCCCCGTTCCTGCGGGCAGCGTTCTCTCTGATTCCTATCCCACTCGAGTCACCCACGGCCAGGTTATGCTTGCACATAACGGGAAGAAGGTGCTTGCTCCTGTCAATGGGGTAGCCAGTCTCACATCAGATCAAAAGTACTTTCAAATCAAACAAGATGGGTCCTGGTCAACTTCTTCTCCTTTCCAATCCAAGAAGTATGATTTACCTTCCTTATTAGAAGCATTTGATACCGGTGCCTTAAATTCCTTAGATTTAATTGAAACTCCGCTTAAGGACTACTTTCAAAAGTTTAACAAAGATTCTGCGTTTAAAATTGTTTTATCACCATTTTGTAGATACCAACATTTAAACTTTGAGGAAATGATCCTTCGCGATATGAAGGATGCATATTTATCTTTTATTGAGCAGTTACGTTTGATTTTTCCAAAAGCAGAGATATCTAATTTTTTTGAAGACCAAAATATAGATTTTGAACATCCGAATGGAATCCCCGAATATTTTTTACACAAACAATTTCACACTCCAGTGGACAAAACGAGAAAGTCACTCATTGGATACGAAGTTTTATTTTTAGGTGCCGAAACCATCTTTCATATTTTACGAAAGTTATATTATAACGAACCGTTTACCAAAAGACATTTAGCCGTTTTTTTAGTGGATCGTAAGGGCAGAATGGATTTGGAACCACGTCAGTTTTTTTTAACCAATGGCCAGTCCTTAGCTTTCATTCCAACAAACTTAGACAAACGTTATAAAATTGCTTCCTTTGAAACTGTTTTTGAGGAAGTAAAACCAATGGATGTTGGTTCACTTGGTTACTTTAACATTTACGAACATTACTCTATTACCTTATACGAAAAACTTCCAGCCACTAGAAAAGAATTCAGTTGTATTGATTGTATGGAGTGTAACAACTATTGTCCTACTCATGCAAATCCAGTTCAACTCATCAAAGGTAGAGTTGGAGAATTTGAAAAGAATCTTTGTGTGTCCTGCGGAATTTGTACTGTTTATTGTCCCTCAGGCATTGATATTCGGAAACGAATTGAAGGAGTTATGGTTTAACGGCCATTAGAGTATGTTGAAAAACCTTTATATTCTATCTGAAAATAGTTGGGGAGTAAAATCATCGGAAATTTTTGCCGATTTTTTCTATTTCTTAACATTGATGGGTTTTCTTGGTTACTCTCTTGCCCATGTACAACCCATTCCCATTTTGCCGATTGTTATCGCTTCCATTTTCACATTAGTATATTTAGGTTTTTGTATTCGTGCGAATCAATCACCGTATTGGTTGGGCCTTCTTTCTCAACTACTCATTATTTTTCTCATTCTACCAACAGCTTGGTTTCATCCCATTTTGTTGCCGGTATCATTTCTTTTTGCTTTAGTAACTCATTATTTTTTAGGCCAACAATACTCTTTACGAGTTCCGATTTTCAGTTTGGTTTTACTTTTTGTTTTGATTTGGGATACAGTTTTTTCTTTGCTTGGATATTCGTTTCGGACTCATTTGGAACTAACACCTTGGGCGGGGATTTCTTTTGAAAATTCTGTTCTTCCTTTGGCCTTCCCTTGGTTTAGTGTTACTCCTTGGAAGGGACAAGAGTTTTTGTCTTTTGTGGATAACCTTGGTGTTTATGCTTTTGTAGGCATTGCTTGGGTTTCCTTTCGCCGAACCGTTTTGCTTGGGTTTTTCCTGGGTTGGCTTTTTTTATTTTCTCTATGGGGGATCGGTTCGGGCAATTTGAGTTTCAATTGGGTTCTCTCTTATTCTGCGCTTGCCTTCTTTTTTCATATGAGTCCTGGTAGGAATTTTTACGGATCTTATTATGTTTCCTTACTGAGTTTTGTCATTTTGCTTCCCATTGCCTTTTTTGTGGGTAAAATGGGGATAAGTGCTGTTTTGGTCTTGGTTGTTTTTTTTCTTTTGGAAGGCTTACTTGTCAGGGTTTTTCTTGGAAAATAAGTCGATCTTGAAAAGGTGGGAGTAAGTTAATCATATGAATCAGCTTCTAGAGATTCTGGATCCTAAAAATATCATTTTCGACTTCAAAGCATCTACAAAAGAGGATGCCATTCGAAAGATGATCTCTCATATGGTCGCCACACAATCGTTAGATCAAACGTTTGAAGAAGAGACTGTTTCTTCTTTAATGAATCGTGAAAAATCAATGTCTACAGGAATTGGAAGTGGGGTGGCAATACCACACTGTTCGGTTCATTATGTAAACGAATTAAAATGTGCTATGGCGATTGCGCCGCAAGGGATCGATTTTGATGCTCTTGATCACGGTTTGGTTCAAATTTTTATCATGCTTATCGTTCCAAAGAACAAGTTTCAAGATCATATCAAAACATTAGCTTTGATTGCAAAAACACTCAACATTCCGGAAGAAAGAGAAAAACTCATCAAAGCCAAAAATTTCGAAGAAATCCAAAAGGCCTTCCTTTCCAAAAGTTAATCTAGTGAAGTCGGAAGTTTTCCGTTTTCTGTATTTCTTGCTACTGTTATCTTGTATTAGTAGTTTTGTTTCTGAGTTTCATACAAAAGATAAATCTTATTTGTATGCTGATGCAGGGATATCCGAAATTCAAAACAAACAAAATGATTTTTTATCCTCCTATGTTCTATTTTGGAAATCTTTGATTTTTGAATCCGGGGGTAAAACTGATAATGGAGAAACGGTTTATTCACATATCGGGGGCCGATTTTTTTCAACCCTTCACCTAGCAATTTTTAGCATCATCTTTGGTTCCTTTTTTGCTTTTGGATTTTCCCTTGCTGCTACATACTTTCGATCAAAAGTTTTATATGATTTTGTTTCATTTAGTTCAAATTTAATTCTCTCAACTCCTGTATTCATTGTCGCCATACTCTTGTTAATTGTATTTTTTTACCGCTTAGACTTATTTCCGCCTGGAGGGTATGAATTTGGTAATACTTACTATGTAGTATTACCTGGGATTACTTTAGGTTCTCGTATTTATGCTCGATTGTCTTTATACTTATTGCCTGAGATTCGTAAAGAAGCGGATTCAAAGTATGTTCAGTTATTGTTAACAAGGTCTTATCCTTGGGGTCACATTATTGGTAAGGAAGTTTTTTTAAAAGTGTTACCAATTGCGTTAATCCTTTTGGTTCTAGATTTTGGGTCGCTTTTGTCTGGAGCGATGGTTGTCGAAGAAATTTTCTTTTTCCCTGGAGTCGGAAAGTCTTTGTATTATTCGATTAAATCGATGGATACTCAGTTACTCGCAACTCTTCTCATGTATTCTGGAATTTTATTTTATGTTTTGAATCGGATTGGATTTTATCTGCAGCGATTCTTTTCGGGTGGGATATGAAGTTAAAAGTTCCTACCTTGATAAGATTTTTCTTTTTTGGATTGGTATTTCTTGGAGTGATTTTGTTACCAGCACCCACTCATGTAGATTTAACAAATAACAACTTACCAATCTTTTCCCCTGATTTTTTTGCAGGTACGGATAGATTGGGTCGAGATAATTTTGCTTTGTTTTGTTACGGTTCATTGTCTACGATTGTTCTTGTGGTTCCTGCGCGAATTTTTACCATCTTTGTTTCTTTTTTATTGTCTGCGTTTTCCCTATTTTTTCCTAAACGGTCTGACTTCATTCTTTCTGGGATTGTTTCTGTTTCTCTTGCCATACCTTCATTACTTTCGGCTTTGGTTGTGATGAGTTTGTTGCCCGAAAATCCTTTTGCAATTTTTATTGCGATTCTTGTTTCTGATTGGGCATTGTCTTACGAAACGATTACGGCCAAAATCCGCGAAATCAAACAAAGTCCTTATTTGTCGGCCTCATTTTGTATGGGAGCAAAACCTTATCAATTGGTGCTTTTGCATTACCTTCCGGCCCTTAAGGATATGTTTGGGTTTTTATTTTTTTCGGGTCTACCGGCTGTTGTGATGACTACGGCCTTATTTTCTTATTTAGGAATTCAAACATCGATTGGCGATACAGGCCCCGGGCTTGGAGAACAGATCTCATTTTCGAAAGATTATTTTGACAAGTCACCTGTTTCCGTTTTGCTTCCGGTAGTTGCCATTTTAACTTTGGTGTATTCTTTGGGATCTAACCAGAAAAAGAATGAAACATAAAATTTCAGCATTATTCATCATTTTGGGACTTTTGTCCAACGTTCTGCCAATATATTCCATTGATGATTATTATAATTTTCCTAAACAAAGTTATAAAGGTAGTATTACCTATGAATCAACTCGCAATTTATGTTTGTTTTCCTTTGTCGCAACGAGTCCCGATCCAACTAAAGAATATTTAGTCAAAGGTATTCCATCTGTTTTGATTTCTGAACTTCGGAATTTAGAATACACTTATGTGGAACACCCAAAGGCAAATGTAGTTTATCATTCGTTTGGTGATGCTCCTGAGATGACCCTTCAGGAGAAAATCGATGCAGAATCTCCCAATGTCAAAAGGAAGAAAAAAGAGATTACCAGTGAAAAGGATTTGGATGACCTTCGGTCTGGAAAAAAACAACTGGCTCCGGAAAAAGATCCTCGTTATATAAAAGTTACGCTGAAACAAATCTGGGATAGGCGAGCTCCGACTCCTGATGAATCATTTGGTCTTGCTTCTAAATTGAACTGTGACTATATGATCACCGGTTCCTTTGAATCCAAAGACAATGAGCTGATCACTAAAGTTTTTCTTTACGATGATTTTGAAGGTAAAACTATTCCTTTTGAGCATAAAACATCAGTAATTCGAGCTTACCAAGAAATGGCTCCACTTGGAGAATCTATTCGAGAAAAATTACAGGGAAAAGAAACTACAACTGTTGAGGTTTCTGCTTCGGGAGAAGAGGGCGCACTTGTCTATCTAGACGGAATTTATTTGGGAAAAACTCCCATGGTTGGTAAAAAATCTCCAATCGGCAAACGGTCGTTATTCGTATTTAAGGAAGGATTTCATCCTTATAAACAGGAAGTTCATTTAGAGAAGGGAAAAACTCTCGCACTCGATGTTAAACTTTCATTGAAGTTAAGTAGTTCCTTGATTACCGTTAATTCCAATGTTGAGTCCGATGTATATTTTGGGATTCAATATTTAGGAAAAACACCGTTGAGTCGAGTTGCCATTCCTTCTGGGATGAACCGGTTGCGGGTTTCCAAAGAAGGTTACATTGATAGCTTTCGAGCAGTAGATGCCAAGGACAACGAAGAGGTGGTTGTTGATATAGAAATGAGAGAAGGAAAAACAGATGTTTATTATAAAAATAAACAAAACGTGTTTTTGGATCACACTTATAAAGACTTTGCCACTTACTCGCTGTATGGTTCTCTTTTGTTTTATGCAAGTTATGTTTATTTGAACTATGCATCAAGGCAGGCTTATTCGGCTGCTAGATCCGAGGTAACGCTTGTTAATGGTCTTGCCATTACTTCTTTTTATCAAAATAATCCTAATGAGTTTTTCTTTTGGTATGGGGTGCAAAATTCTATCATCGATGATGCCGAATCAAAAGCTAGAAATTTGAAACGTGTTGCCGGCACACTTCCTATGGAAAATCGCAGGGATCGCCAATTGGTTGCAGGGCCTATGGTCATTATGATGGGGATTATGCTCGTATCCGCAGCTACATTTTATATGTTAGGAATCGATGAGGAAACTTTAGAGTTT
Coding sequences:
- a CDS encoding cellulose synthase family protein; amino-acid sequence: MLTFLSISFLVLYGFDILVLFYFGLHTYLMVFLYSKYKQNCAEDETKILSLKDKNLPTVTVQLPIFNEFYVVDRLIESACNLEYPAKKLQIQVLDDSTDETIEKVATLVAQYKKKGIWIEHVHRTNRKGHKAGALDEGMAKAKGDYIAIFDADFTPDSDFLLRTMGYFEDESIGMVQTRWGHINETYNILTKAQSFGIDGHFMIEQVARNGSDLWMNFNGTAGIWRRSCIEDAGGWEHDTLTEDFDLSYRAELKGWKFRYIKDVVCKAEIPATMNAYKAQQFRWCKGSIQTAVKLIPRIWKSKESWKIKGEAITHLINYSVHPLMIINILLTAPLLLMEFWAGFKMDDLPMEILFGSAAVLSIGSMGPVIFYAYSQREIHKDWKSKLVYLPILVMIGTGIAVMNTYAWVEAVFGVQSGFKRTPKLRIEKEGDSLQDKIKYVVPVDYRAFLEFFMGAYCVFCIYLSFLVGKPYMIGFMVLYSIGFFYVAYLSVAESFWKFKPATKAEKELRAIA
- a CDS encoding PEGA domain-containing protein codes for the protein MKHKISALFIILGLLSNVLPIYSIDDYYNFPKQSYKGSITYESTRNLCLFSFVATSPDPTKEYLVKGIPSVLISELRNLEYTYVEHPKANVVYHSFGDAPEMTLQEKIDAESPNVKRKKKEITSEKDLDDLRSGKKQLAPEKDPRYIKVTLKQIWDRRAPTPDESFGLASKLNCDYMITGSFESKDNELITKVFLYDDFEGKTIPFEHKTSVIRAYQEMAPLGESIREKLQGKETTTVEVSASGEEGALVYLDGIYLGKTPMVGKKSPIGKRSLFVFKEGFHPYKQEVHLEKGKTLALDVKLSLKLSSSLITVNSNVESDVYFGIQYLGKTPLSRVAIPSGMNRLRVSKEGYIDSFRAVDAKDNEEVVVDIEMREGKTDVYYKNKQNVFLDHTYKDFATYSLYGSLLFYASYVYLNYASRQAYSAARSEVTLVNGLAITSFYQNNPNEFFFWYGVQNSIIDDAESKARNLKRVAGTLPMENRRDRQLVAGPMVIMMGIMLVSAATFYMLGIDEETLEFGYIPLNPSSVSYGQTSREGYGYMQFNVRY
- a CDS encoding ATP-binding protein gives rise to the protein MLAHNGKKVLAPVNGVASLTSDQKYFQIKQDGSWSTSSPFQSKKYDLPSLLEAFDTGALNSLDLIETPLKDYFQKFNKDSAFKIVLSPFCRYQHLNFEEMILRDMKDAYLSFIEQLRLIFPKAEISNFFEDQNIDFEHPNGIPEYFLHKQFHTPVDKTRKSLIGYEVLFLGAETIFHILRKLYYNEPFTKRHLAVFLVDRKGRMDLEPRQFFLTNGQSLAFIPTNLDKRYKIASFETVFEEVKPMDVGSLGYFNIYEHYSITLYEKLPATRKEFSCIDCMECNNYCPTHANPVQLIKGRVGEFEKNLCVSCGICTVYCPSGIDIRKRIEGVMV
- a CDS encoding ABC transporter permease subunit; this encodes MKSEVFRFLYFLLLLSCISSFVSEFHTKDKSYLYADAGISEIQNKQNDFLSSYVLFWKSLIFESGGKTDNGETVYSHIGGRFFSTLHLAIFSIIFGSFFAFGFSLAATYFRSKVLYDFVSFSSNLILSTPVFIVAILLLIVFFYRLDLFPPGGYEFGNTYYVVLPGITLGSRIYARLSLYLLPEIRKEADSKYVQLLLTRSYPWGHIIGKEVFLKVLPIALILLVLDFGSLLSGAMVVEEIFFFPGVGKSLYYSIKSMDTQLLATLLMYSGILFYVLNRIGFYLQRFFSGGI
- a CDS encoding PTS sugar transporter subunit IIA, translating into MNQLLEILDPKNIIFDFKASTKEDAIRKMISHMVATQSLDQTFEEETVSSLMNREKSMSTGIGSGVAIPHCSVHYVNELKCAMAIAPQGIDFDALDHGLVQIFIMLIVPKNKFQDHIKTLALIAKTLNIPEEREKLIKAKNFEEIQKAFLSKS
- a CDS encoding ABC transporter permease subunit, with the translated sequence MKLKVPTLIRFFFFGLVFLGVILLPAPTHVDLTNNNLPIFSPDFFAGTDRLGRDNFALFCYGSLSTIVLVVPARIFTIFVSFLLSAFSLFFPKRSDFILSGIVSVSLAIPSLLSALVVMSLLPENPFAIFIAILVSDWALSYETITAKIREIKQSPYLSASFCMGAKPYQLVLLHYLPALKDMFGFLFFSGLPAVVMTTALFSYLGIQTSIGDTGPGLGEQISFSKDYFDKSPVSVLLPVVAILTLVYSLGSNQKKNET